In Mycolicibacterium alvei, a single window of DNA contains:
- a CDS encoding type IV toxin-antitoxin system AbiEi family antitoxin domain-containing protein: MDVDDVLRQQDGVISRRQALDAGLPEHAIRRLLRRNQWARVHAGVYVNHTGPLTWPQRTWAAVLYAAPSALCFESALGAETSPIHLAVVQHRAILAEPAGVRIHHLVNLEERVLWNVSPPRMRYDEATLDVACRAASELDAIAILANACQSRRTTAQRLLHVLDSRTRVRRRRWLRAVLVDIADGTYSVLEHGYLTRVERPHGLPRATRQKRATSSVGICYRDAEYGEQLIVELDGRMYHDSATSRDADFERDLDAAVDGRSTVRLSYGQVFDRPCQTASKIAQVLQRHEIAVTGHPCGPECEFTRLDRAA, translated from the coding sequence GTGGACGTTGACGATGTGCTTCGCCAACAAGACGGGGTGATCTCACGCCGGCAGGCGTTGGATGCGGGTTTGCCAGAGCATGCGATCCGTCGGCTGCTCAGGCGCAACCAGTGGGCACGGGTCCACGCGGGGGTGTACGTCAACCACACCGGGCCCCTGACGTGGCCGCAACGCACTTGGGCTGCAGTGCTTTACGCGGCTCCGTCGGCGCTGTGCTTCGAATCAGCGCTGGGAGCTGAAACGTCTCCCATCCATCTCGCGGTCGTGCAACACCGGGCGATACTGGCTGAGCCGGCGGGAGTCCGCATTCACCACCTGGTGAATCTTGAGGAACGGGTGCTGTGGAACGTCAGCCCACCCCGGATGCGGTACGACGAAGCCACGCTCGACGTTGCGTGCCGTGCCGCATCCGAACTCGATGCCATCGCGATCCTGGCCAATGCCTGCCAATCTCGACGAACCACGGCGCAGCGGCTGCTCCATGTGCTCGATTCTCGGACGCGGGTCCGCCGTCGCCGGTGGTTGCGCGCAGTGCTCGTCGACATCGCCGACGGCACCTACTCGGTGCTTGAGCACGGCTATCTCACTCGGGTGGAGCGGCCGCACGGCCTGCCCCGGGCCACGCGACAGAAGCGGGCCACGTCATCCGTCGGCATTTGCTATCGCGACGCCGAATACGGCGAACAGCTCATCGTCGAGCTCGACGGCCGGATGTACCACGATTCGGCGACCAGTCGGGATGCGGACTTCGAGCGAGATCTCGACGCCGCCGTTGACGGCCGTTCGACTGTCAGGCTCTCCTACGGGCAGGTCTTCGACCGGCCATGCCAGACCGCGAGCAAGATCGCTCAGGTGCTGCAGCGGCACGAGATCGCGGTAACCGGGCACCCGTGTGGGCCGGAGTGTGAGTTCACTCGACTCGACCGGGCCGCATAG